The genomic segment CATGTTTTTCGATGAGCCCACATCTGGGTTGGACAGTTCATCATGTTTTCAATGTATATCTCTGTTAAAATCTCTTGCAAGAGGTGGAAGAACGATCATATGTACCATCCATCAACCGTCCGCGAGGCTCTTCGAAATGTTTGACTTTTTATACACGTTGGCTGAGGGCCAATGTATATATCAAGGTTCAGTGACTAGCTTAGTACCGTTCTTATCATCTATGGGATTACATTGTCCAAGTTACCACAATCCTGCTGACTATGGTGAGCATTTTGCATTTGTATTATTGTTAAGTCGACATTTGATCTATGGGAGAAAAGGGTTTCCTGAACACTTAGGAGATTATGCAATTCGATCCTTAAGCTGATTAGTGGATTAAATTTTCAacgtaaaataagttaaatgacACTTATTATGCCTTTGAAGGTTTTATTGTAAAGAAACAGGGCTATTCTTATTACCTTCATTTTATTATGCTTGAATAATACGAAGTAATTTACACGTTATTAATTATGttgcaaaaataaactaaaaaaaaattcatttttaatttattggttaCATATTTTTACCAAACATTTACATATTGAAATTGATTGATGTTCAAAATGCTATtcgtatgaaattaatatatccaGAATTTGGCTGACATTAGTCAAAGCTATTTGGTTAGTAAGCGATGTTTCCTGATGAAGTTTCTTCTCGTGTGTTTAGTGATGGAAGTAGCGACGGGCGAGCACGGCGACTGGGTGCACAAGCTGGTGATGGCTGTGAATAAGGGCAACTGTGGCAGGGGACAGTCCTCGACGTCTTCGTCCTCGTCCTCTGTGCCTCAGAACTGCAATTATAACAATCAAAGCAAGAACAATATTAAGAAGGAAGCACTAGAAATAGTTATTGGTAaggaatttacatttattataccaagctgtaacatttaattaatcgaACGAAAAACTAggaaatatctaataaataaacttgattttcatgaaatataaataaaaaataagaatatacaaatattattatactaatcgAATAAGAGTTTCTtttcggttcttctcggtaataTTTACACTTgtaatttgtatacatatatggcCAAAATTTTCATTggatattaatttcaataaattatttttttaatactttcagATAAACCAACTTGCACTGTGATAGATATGTCGGAACCGACCCTCAACACTGAGAAACAGAATGCTCTACCGAATTCAACGAATTTAGCGCCCGTTACTTGTACTACTTCTCTCCTCGACTCTAGCGAGAGTTTCACAAAGAAGCCACAAAATACTGGCTTCCCAACATCAGGATGGAAGCAATTTTGGATCTTATTGAAAAGGACTTTCCGAAGTATTTTACGTGATCAAATGTTAACGCATTTAAGGCTATGTTCGCATACGGTTGTTGGCTTGTTGATTGGATTCCTGTACTACGATATTGGTCAAGATGCCGCTAAAGTTATGAGCAACGCTGGATGTATATTCTTCACTGTGATGTTCACTATGTTCACGGCTATGATGCCTACAATTCTTACATGTaagtatgaaattaaatttaaaaaaaatgttataaatttgtttttccaAATTATTTAACCTACTTAACTTATAAAGCTACTCCAAAAAAACCTcctaaactaatttataattatcaaatagttTACGCCATTACCAAACCAAATTAATTCTAAatgaaatgattattaatttttgatttataaaagtGGTTTAATAATGATCATTTGAGTTTTTTTTCAACAATACAATATTGTTGTTGTAATTGTGAATAAAATGATAACACTTATGCATATAACATGAAAATgtctttttaagttttaatatatctgTTTTGTTTCAGTCCCAACCGAGATGAGTGTGTTTGTGAGAGAGCATTTAAATTATTGGTACTCATTGAAAGCGTTCTATTTTGCGAAGACAATGGCGGATCTACCGTTTCAGGTACTTTCTATTTACTTTACTATTCCGCCCGGGGCAAAGCTCGCGTGTAAGGAGCTTTCGTAGGTATCTACCACCTTTTGTAGGTGTTAGGTAGATAATGTGATAAGTCAGGGTGTAAGCTatcatttcaaatttcaattaaatccgTCTATCCGTTTTTGTttgattgagtaacaaacattcattaaataaaaaaagagataaTATAGGGCGATAGACCAAAAGATCGCTGCATAAATCTCGGCAAATTAATCTAAGTTTCTGAGGTATCTTGCTTAGCGGTGGAGCTAACCGTCAACAGATTAATTTCCGATTAATTTGTTAACCAGAAGAGGAAATGGCATTGTCCTTCTGTGTCAACATTAACGCGTCATTGCTTACGTTTTCCAATATATTTACCGGTGTCAGACTGGTACCACTCATTAGtcattctaccaccaaacagcaatagctgTATTTTCAAGGCTGGTGACGAATTGACGGTGTTTAGAATagataatcatttttataatgccaatgtctatgactGGAAGTGTCTTTTTGATGTGGCTTATTTATTCGtcttgattttaatatatatatatggcattGCCTTGTCTGACTGATTATCTACTTAGAGCTTAATGCATAGGACAATATATGAGTCAAGATTTAGAAGACACTTTCAATTCGTAATCAATCGCACTAAGAGGGTTTTTCAGCACCCATAGAGCAATAGATAGACATTTTtggaaaacattatttttgtttttatttttctcaagcGATTTTTAATGAAAAGTGAAAATCGTATGATATTTGTAGACAACTACTAGTAGATTTAtacttaaagattatttatatatttttggatattttaaagaaatgacGAAAAGAATGAGATGTACATGAGGCGGATCGatcgattaattatattttgaactcAATTAGAAAAACCTACATTTCTTTCACAGATTGTCTTCAGCGGGGTTTACGTGATAATAGTGTACTTCATGACGGGCCAGCCGATGCAGACGGATCGGGTGTTGATGTTTACGACCATTAATATCCTGACGGCGCTGGTGGCGCAGTCACTGGGGCTGCTCATCGGCGCCGCCATGAAGATAGAGACGGGCGTGTATCTGGGGCCCGTCACCACCATCCCCGTCGTGCTGTTCTCCGGCTTCTTCGTAAACTTCAACGCCATCCCCAGCTATCTGCAGTGGCTGACGTACCTCAGCTACGTGCGCTATGGCTTCGAGGGTGCCATGCTGTCGGTGTACGGCTTCGGCAGAGAGAAGCTCCACTGCTCGGAGGCCTACTGCCACTTCCGGACCCCGAGCCTGTTCCTCAAGGAGATGACGATGGACCACTCAAACTTCTGGGTGGACGTCGGCGCGTTGAGCGCGTTCTTTGTATTCATCCGAGTGATCTCCTATCTAGTTCTAAGGTTCAAATTGAAGATGATGCAGTAGGGTGGCACAAATCGCGCTTATATTTGTCGGTGATATGAATTTTTCCATTTACCACGGTTAGCGACGGCCCGACGTATTCTGTTTGGTTTACCGAAGTTTGGAGATTGTCTCGAAGTATTAGGATCTATTAGCTTCGTCGATTGTTGAAATTTTACGCGCCGGCGCAAATGTCTAGTTGTTAAAGTAGATTTAATATAGTTTTCGAATTATATAGCTTTATAGGACGCGGTTCGACTCAGTCGATTTTAGTGTTTGTACGTAAATTTAGGTTAAGATTTTTCTAGATCGGGCCCATGACTTAATTTTAAGTTACTTAATGATATTACattgatttaatttgtatttatgacaTCACAATGTAGGCTTTTCTACTCGTATCCGTACGCTTGTGATAATTCGATGATGTGTCACTTGCTTATCTGTCAAAATTGCGTTTGGTTGCTGGTGGTCACGTGACGTTGGATATTGATTTTGTGTGATGATATAATAtaggttaatataatatataataaaaacgatttcGGTAAAATCGACAACGTCcagttgaatttatttatttttctattttatatatatttaataattaaaaatattttattttataaaaagaattgTGAATGATGGTTATAATtacttgattattaaaaatgattgtaaGATTTGCTTATAGAAGTTTCTAGATTTCAATAGATTAGGCTGGGTTAGTTTGAGGGCTGCGATTGCTATTACTATTAAGCATAATACAATTCGTGATGATTGATGATCTCAAAGTGGTGAAGAAGATTATTAAGTATGCCTTCATActtatttatcgttttattatattttcgggTGTGATAATTGATTTCgagttgtatatttttaagtaattttgacAGAAAGCAATGTGTTGGCGGGCGTACATATCTACTCAATTTACATTCtagtttttaattagaaattttaaaatacctttCATTATGCTAAAGTTTTTGGTAATTATTCTCTATGTCAATCTTAATTaccagtatttaaaaataataataaacgactgtgatttttatataaagattgttttattttaactttagttaattgtttaataatttcaatatcaatacatcatattttatttatagagaaCGAATTTTTAGGGCAATATTACGATGTAAATACATAGATTTTAAAACTTACCGAGctgttaaattatatgtatatcgctgtttgacggtaggagttaagataaataaacaatgttgaACTTGAAATGACGTCAGACGTGAgatcgtttttaatatataacataccctataataataattttgatttcgTTAAAGCATGGCACTTTGAATGTTGGAGAAGTGGCTATTAAaactttggaaataaaattaaagtggacataagtgagccgagatggcccagtggtaagaacgcgtgaatcttaaccgatgatcgtgggttcaaacccgggcaagcaccactgaattttcatgtgcttaatttgtgatataatcacaaatttcattcatctcgtgctttacggtgaaggaaaacatcgtgaggaaacctgcatgtgtctaatttcactgaaattctgccacgtgtattccaccaacccgcattgaagcagcgtggtggaataaattctaaaccttctcctcaaaaagacgagacgaagcctttagcccagcagtgggacattcacaggttgttacggacATAAGTATTGAAtggaattataaatagaaatatattgatatagaaCTGTTAGTAGTTAGTACATAATGTAGCAGAGCTGTAAAGAATATATAAGGTTATGTATCTAAAATGCATTAATCGAGACTAagatattaatacataaatttgaTCGTGCATTGACGCGCGTTACATGTGATCTTAGCCGTAAAGTATACACgctatgattaaaataattcctctacaataacatataaatttgcCTAGTTAATCATATTGTACACGCGATTGGAAAGACATTCGAAAAGATTGGCAATcactcttaataaaatatatcctttGATCGAATTATAGAATTTTTTATGGAATatgaaggcgaacgagcatatgcaccacctggtggtaagtggtcaccaacgaccttaaacattggcattgtaagaaatgtcaaccatcgcttacatagccaatgcgccaccaaccttgggaactaagattttatgtcccttctgcctgtaatttTATAGGTTAtagtactaatatataattgtgaCTTTCTAATACGTTGTATatcaacatattaaataatcgactattattttattcttaaaatcatTATCATCAAATCAGCCGCCCGCTATCCGCATCCAAGGGCTTCCCGCGACGatgtcggtccaccttgcccATAGTGAGCGAGCACTTCTCTAATTcgtaagtcatcactggcaacacacactttCTTATAAAGTgcactataattattttgtgtcATTGTATTTAAAGCCGTCGACCCTTAACCTTATATTGACAATTTTCGCTTCTTTTTCTAGCGGTCTTTATTATTGTTGAATAGCTgctatttttacattaatatattagaaaaatagtAAAACGTGGCCGAGATAGTAGggttaaataatatgtaacattttattacaatatattagttATCAACGCCACCTTACGAGGAAATTTTGAACTATATCGAAAAAAcccttataattttgttatgatTACAGAGCCTTCCATAAAAATTCTTGAAtctatagtttaaaaaaaagaaaatagatGTCACCTGACCTTTTGCTTTCAGCTGATTAAGGATTACTgtgatggttttattttttttaagtaaaaatctgTTAaattcccacagctgggctattGTGGAGGTTATTAAATTACGCTGCACTAATGCGGATTGTCGAATACACACGAGGCTGTTTTCATTATATGAtagatattaatgttattttaatagatttcttGGTTTTACAAAACATGATTTGATCCGACCGGATGTAAGAAATCTATTTAAAACCAATCATAAATTGCTTAGTATCGACAACTAGTGATTGTTTTATAATTCGGCGTTTATGAACGAAACAATTAAGTTAATCGTGCTAATTAGAAAAGCAAAGAAAAaagcaaagtaatataattttagaaacaACAATACAATCCGAAATTTTAAAACCAATTTTATACAacaatttaaaagattattttcataatacttTACTTTCAGGTTATTTCGGCTGGCGGACAAAAGTCTCCCCCATAGAAAGCCAACCATCCCGATAAAACattcattcataatataatattataccttAGCGAAATTTAAATAGTGATTCTTATCTGCGACAGATTTGACGTAGGACTTGCCGTCACCCGCAAGTTAGCTGGCTTCGGGCGACAATATATTAGGggcattattgtttatttatatattttcaactttTCCGGATGCTTGCCGTTGCTTGTAGCTTGCTATAGTTCTGTTGTTAATTCATAGCACTTATGTTGATTTACTTAATGTTacctacaatttattttactaaaatgaagtgtatttattttattaaatagttacctatttcataaaatcaatcCTACGAGCAAAAGggccatctgatagtaagtggtcatcatcgcttataaacattggcactgtcaTTCCTGatcttgagcctgtaattatattggttcactcacccttcaaattggaacacaacaatactaagtattctgTTTATCGatcgaatatctgatgaggtcgtacctacccagaaagGTCAGTCCTACggtcagtaaaaaatatttactttaaatgtatccttagatatgtattttttaaacgactcggaaaatatttttatttcaattacaggcgtttgtttttaaatattatgtatcgtGTATGGTTGTTttgtttgtggactacgaaaaagccttcgataccatcgagctgggtacctgggctgttctggaatccatgcagagatgcctaattgactgtcggtatgtccaggtggtgaagtgtttgtacgaagccgcaaccatgaccgtccaagtacaagatcagagcacaagaccaatccaattgcttcgcggggtaagacaggaagatgtaatatcaccgaaactctttaccaatgcattggaggacgtcttcaagacgctcgattggaacggacgcggcattaatataaatggccaacacattacacatctgcgatttgctgacgacattgtcatcatggcggagactctgcaggatttggaagagatgctaaacagcctgagcgattcttcaagacaagtaggtctcgggatgaacattgaaaagaccaaaattatggcaaaccgtcatgtatccccgagaccagtggtcgtaaatggcaaggaggctaaaagaagaatacgtttgggctgggcggcattcgggaggttacgtcatatttttgaatcgtcgatcccacagtcgcttaagaccagggtcttcaatcagtgcgtcctacctgtaatgacttacggtgccgaaacgtggacacttaccgtaggactggtccaccaatttagggtcgctcagcgagcaatagaacgcgcgatgcttgggatttctctggcagatagaatccgaaatgaggacattcaccagagaactaaagtcaccgacatcgcgcttagaattagctcgctgaagtggaagtgggctggtcatgtctccaggcgcattgatggccgatggagccgacacgtgttggagtggagaccacgcttaggcaaacgtagtgtaggacgccctgtgacaagatgggccgacgatttaaaaaaggtggcaggttcgggatggatgcggattgcccaagatcgggatggttggcgttctatgggggaggctttcgtccagcagtggacggcaaaaggctaaaaaaaaaaaaaaaaatggttgtttTGTAGTTTTTAGTAACAGTTTAGTTTTTGGTAACAAGTGGTCTTTTCTATCCCTCTATGGAGAGATTTAAAACCTCATATTTACTTAAAGTGGACTGCACTATTTCACAGGATctggattataattttattacaactttAAAATGCGTGGCTcttatacagttttttttttctttcagctTATCGGCATCCTCTACTAGACGAAAGCCATAGAAGgtcaaccatcccgatcttgggcagcccgTATCCATCctgtacctgccacctttttcaaatctTCGGTCCACCTTGCTGCAGGGCATCCTATAATATGTTAGAGTGGTCTCTGtggtgtgtattccaccaacccgcattggagcagagtggtgggataagctcaaaaccttctcctcaaaaagggagaggaggcttagtccagctgtgggacattcacaggctgttacttttacttaacatgtaattttaaaatttattgattggCAAAGCTAAATATTTGAAGATTTTCATAACAGAAGCGAACACCTTGCCCAAGGAAGGATGACTTGATTTTGTGGAGGCGAAAACCTGGTGTTAAAAATCTTTTGTAGTTTTCATATTGTTTATACGATGTTTTCAgtgtttctataaatataattaatattgtaaatataatgtgaTTTCGCCGCAACTATACCAATTCTGTTAAAAATACCCTGGAGGAAATATCAAGCTCACAGATTGAAAATTGCCCCAACAGCTATTTTTGATGAACGAGTTTCTATGTCTGCAGCATAACCACgtactataaaaatatctaaaatatactGATCGAGCAGTGTCAATGTCAGTTAGCTGTCTAACTTTTCTAATTCCGTGTGTTGCAGAGCTAAGCCTGAGGTTGCCGGTAGTAAGGGTAATGAAAATTCCACTAAAGTTTTGAATCTATAGTAATGCTTAAAAAGCCGGTATTATATGTTACACTAATATTTCTAATGTCCAAcatttaccaaataaataaatagtaaattaaataaatattgcaataaaggccggttggcgtggtaggtagacacttgcctttcacgccaaaggttgtgggttcgattcccacccaagacaaaCATTTTTGTCCATGAACATGCCTGtcctgagttttttttttacactttattgcacccaaacttaaaactaaaaattacaatttttaaacaaaaaaaaaaaaagttgcatgaggtgcaacaggcggccttatcgctaagcagcgatctcttccaggcaacctttgggcagaggatcataatatttataaatgggaagggtacaagccagtttacctatatactacatacataatacatacatacatatatatattacactactattatatataatataaatatacatatatatatatatatatatatatatatatatatatatatatatactataataaatacatacataaataaatacagaatatatatataacaaaacaaaaaattaacaacgacaacgactgcttagtattaataatgcgaCAAGTAAAAGTCCTTAACCATACTTTTAAAAACGGCCAATGACTGTGCGCGCCTTGTAGCTAAGGATAATGAGTTCCAAAGTCGAGAAGCTTCAACTGTGAAGGACTTAGAATAGTAggaagaagagtgagaaggaatggagagaattaaattttcattcgagCGAAGAGCGCGCTTATGAGTCTCCCTTAGGAGAGTGAAACGCTCTTTAAGATAGAAGGGTGTCGCTGGATTAAAAAGAATAGAATAGAGAAGAGATAAAatgtgagtattcctgcgaaggcgaataaaaaaaaagaaagtggCTCCCCACTTGAGTTTTTGGCGAAATTCGGAAACATGATCATATTTGTGCAAACCAAATATGAACCGTATACATAGGTTTTGTAATCGCTCAAGTTTGTTTAATTGCTCCTCACTTAAGTTAGTGT from the Nymphalis io chromosome 10, ilAglIoxx1.1, whole genome shotgun sequence genome contains:
- the LOC126771244 gene encoding ATP-binding cassette sub-family G member 4, whose translation is MLANLSGTLVQGFHQDGHAAMTSGKNMESKSTQIHLPLMGRGSRGELNDKVMFSQVKSPPEQLNNGQLLGGSQINLCNGGAGAAMTGLVPKIPNGYGDQKKPMASLTHLPKRPPVDIEFSDLSYSVSEGRKRGYKALLKCINGTFRSSELTAIMGPSGAGKSTLMNILAGYKTSNVSGSILINGKERNLRRFRKLSCYIMQDDCLLPHLTVKEAMNVSANLKLGKDMTVNAKKIVINEILEMLSLVEAGDTRTINLSGGQKKRLSIALELVNNPPVMFFDEPTSGLDSSSCFQCISLLKSLARGGRTIICTIHQPSARLFEMFDFLYTLAEGQCIYQGSVTSLVPFLSSMGLHCPSYHNPADYVMEVATGEHGDWVHKLVMAVNKGNCGRGQSSTSSSSSSVPQNCNYNNQSKNNIKKEALEIVIDKPTCTVIDMSEPTLNTEKQNALPNSTNLAPVTCTTSLLDSSESFTKKPQNTGFPTSGWKQFWILLKRTFRSILRDQMLTHLRLCSHTVVGLLIGFLYYDIGQDAAKVMSNAGCIFFTVMFTMFTAMMPTILTFPTEMSVFVREHLNYWYSLKAFYFAKTMADLPFQIVFSGVYVIIVYFMTGQPMQTDRVLMFTTINILTALVAQSLGLLIGAAMKIETGVYLGPVTTIPVVLFSGFFVNFNAIPSYLQWLTYLSYVRYGFEGAMLSVYGFGREKLHCSEAYCHFRTPSLFLKEMTMDHSNFWVDVGALSAFFVFIRVISYLVLRFKLKMMQ